A single genomic interval of Musa acuminata AAA Group cultivar baxijiao chromosome BXJ3-4, Cavendish_Baxijiao_AAA, whole genome shotgun sequence harbors:
- the LOC135635305 gene encoding protein VASCULATURE COMPLEXITY AND CONNECTIVITY-like, producing MERKAMAVSVAVGFLGLLSAALGFAAEATRIKASDVKATEGGECVYPNSPALALGLISALALMIAQAIINTVAGCICCKKHSQPSSSNWTVGLISFIASWVSFIIAFLLLLTGAALNDQRGKERKYFGGNDCYVVKPGVFSGGAVLSLASVALGIIYYVALLSKTAQAWDPQQNEGIAMGHPRVPAQATPVFVHEDTYNRQQFP from the exons ATGGAGAGGAAAGCGATGGCAGTGTCCGTGGCCGTGGGATTTTTGGGGCTCCTCTCCGCCGCGCTCGGCTTCGCCGCCGAGGCCACCAGGATCAAG GCTTCTGATGTCAAAGCAACAGAAGGAGGTGAATGTGTATATCCTAACAGCCCAGCATTAGCTCTAGGTCTAATATCGGCATTGGCTCTTATGATTGCCCAGGCAATAATAAACACCGTTGCTGGGTGCATATGTTGCAAGAAGCATTCTCAGCCATCCAGCTCCAACTGGAcagtagggttgatctcttttatTGCTTCCTG GGTGTCTTTCATAATAGCCTTCCTTTTGTTATTAACGGGTGCTGCCTTAAACGACCAACGGGGTAAAGAAAGGAAGTACTTTGGCGGCAACGACTGCTATGTTGTTAAGCCCGGAGTGTTCTCGGGAGGGGCAGTGCTGTCCCTTGCAAGTGTTGCTCTTGGCATAATTTACTATGTTGCCTTGTTATCAAAGACTGCACAAGCTTGGGATCCACAGCAAAATGAAGGCATTGCAATGGGGCATCCTCGGGTCCCAGCTCAGGCAACTCCTGTTTTTGTGCATGAGGATACATACAACCGTCAGCAATTCCCCTGA